The region GAACCGGACTCTCGCCGAGCACGCTGTCTACGCTACTGGGCCACAGCTTCGGTACGACCGGCACCAGCGTGATGGGACGAGACGCCGACGGCGACCCGGTCGAGAAGCCGGTCCGGGCCTATCCCTCGGCCGGTGGCCTCTACCCGGTCGAACAGTACGTCGCCGTCGTCAACGGCAGGGATGGTCTCGACCCCGGCTGGTACCACTACACTCCCGGGCGACACGGGCTGCGGCGGCTCGGGGTGGACGACGGGCCTGTCGCCGACCGACTCGACGAGCTGTTCATCACGGCCGACTCGATGGACCTGCAGTCGGCTGGGGCGGTCGTGTTCCTGACCGCGGCCTTCTGGCGCTCCCGGGCCAAATACGGTGAGAGGGGGTACCGACACGTCCTCATGGAGGCTGGCTACGCCGGACAGAACCTCCTGCTCGCGGCGACCGGGCTGGGACTGGGCGCCGTCCACGTCGACGGTTTCGTCGACCGGGCGGTCGAACAGACGCTCGGTGTCGACGGCGTCGACGAGAGCGTCCTCTCGTCTATCGTGATCGGGTCTCCCCGGGTGGCAGA is a window of Halomicroarcula saliterrae DNA encoding:
- a CDS encoding SagB/ThcOx family dehydrogenase, whose protein sequence is MNVNVDTLRELQSQTYNPRSVEPAATPYETYRTKEFGGQHLSECYHENTKNVAHDRFRLDRSITYFLTDDSVAFAVSNIDPEYDGRPLVDLPPPSSLDCSLSDALGARRSVQQYDGTGLSPSTLSTLLGHSFGTTGTSVMGRDADGDPVEKPVRAYPSAGGLYPVEQYVAVVNGRDGLDPGWYHYTPGRHGLRRLGVDDGPVADRLDELFITADSMDLQSAGAVVFLTAAFWRSRAKYGERGYRHVLMEAGYAGQNLLLAATGLGLGAVHVDGFVDRAVEQTLGVDGVDESVLSSIVIGSPRVADR